Genomic DNA from Frondihabitans sp. PAMC 28766:
CCGTCGCGATACCCTCCTCGAGGTAAGCGGCTCGCTGAAGGGCGAGGATTCGCTCGAGCTCTTCGCGGCCGACGGGTTCGGCCGTCAGAGGAGTGTGGATCGTTTGCATGGACATGTAGACCTGTCGATTCTCTCTCTCCACGCGCGCTGCACCTGGTTGATCAACGCCTTTGTGGATCCTGCTCAGTGTGAATCTTTGGTCGACCATTCACAAGGTCTGACAGATAACATTTGGTCCAACCATTGACTTCAGAGAATTTCCCTGCAGGATGAGATCCGTCGCGCAACGATGCGCGATGCTTGATCTGAGGGAGAAGCTCATGGAAATCACAGCAGCCGTCATCCGGGAAGTCGGTGGCGACGTCGCCCTCGAGAAGGTGGATCTCGAGACCCCTCGGGCCGACGAGATCCTGGTCAAGATCACGGCGGTCGGCCTCTGCCACACCGATATCGCGACCATCGCCGGCGCCTTGCCGTTTCCGATGCCGGGTGTCCTCGGACACGAGGGCAGCGGCATCGTCGCCGAAGTCGGATCCGACATCACCAAAGTGGTTCCCGGCGACCGAGTCGCGATCTCATTCGCCAGTTGCGGCACCTGTCCGGCCTGCGTGTCGGGCGAACCCGCGTACTGCCACCAGTTCATGGCCCTCAACTACGCCGGCACACGGCCCGACGGCTCGTCCACCACGTCCAACAGCGAAGGACCGGTCGGAAGCAGTTTCTTCGGTCAGTCGACCTTCGGAACGCATGCGATCACGAAAGAGCGCAACGTCGTCAAGGTACCCGACGACTTCCCCCTCGAACTCGCCGGCCCCCTGGGCTGCGGCATCCAGACGGGTGCGGGCGCCATCATGCGAAGCCTGAAGGCGGCGAAAGGCTCGGCCGTGGTCGTGGCCGGAGGAGGCTCGGTCGGGCTGTCCGGAGTGCTCGGGGCCGTTGTCCAGGGCTGCAGCACGATCATCCTCGTGGAACCCGTGGCTGCGCGTCGCGAACTGGCCCTGACGCTCGGAGCGACCCACGTCATCGATCCCGCCGCCGGCCCGGTCGACGAACAGATCCGGGCAATCGTCCCGGACGGCGCCCAGTACGGCTTCGACACGACCCGGATCCCCGCGGTGATCGCGGCAGTGCTCAACGCCCTCGGCAATCAGGGGGTGCTTGGCCTGGTGGCCATCCCGGCGGATCCGACGGCATCGATGTCGCTCCCCCTCATCCCCGCGCTTCTTCTGGGCCTGACGGTCAAGGGGATCGTCGAGGGCGACAGCGTGCCGGACGAGTTCATCCCGCAGCTCATGAGCCTCTACCAGGAGGGCCGGTTCCCCTTCGACAAGCTCATCACGAAGCTGCCGTTCGACCAGATCAACGAAGGCATGAAGGCGCAGCACGACGGAACCGCGATCAAGGTCGTCCTGACCCTCGACGAGAACTGATCGGTGCAGGAGACGAAGCCGCCGGGGCCCACGGCATGGGAGTGGACGAATTCGACACGCAGCGCTTTGACGGACTTTCTTCAGCAGAAGGGTTTGGTCGACGGCTCGATCACCACGAAAGCGATCGGTGACGGTCACTCGAATCTGACCTACCTCGTCTCGGACGGGGAGCGACGGATGATCGTCCGGCGTCCCCCGCCGCCTCCGCTTCCCAAAGGTGCGCACGACGTTCTCCGCGAAGCCCTTTTCCTCGGCGCCCTCGAGGGCACGAGCGTGCCGGTGCCGACTCTCCTCGCGACCGCCCAGACCGGCGAGGTGATCGACTTTCCGTTCTACGTCATGAGCGTCGTCGACGGGCCTGTCGTCACGACTCGCACGCCGGCGCCGCTCGACACGCCCTCTCGTCGCCTGGAGATCGGTGAAAGCCTGGTCGACACGCTCGCCGAACTCCACTCGGTCGATTGGCGAAGCCGGGGACTTTCGAGGGCCGGTCGGCCCGAAGGGTTCAACGAACGCCACTTCCGCAGGATGCGGCGACTGATCGCGGACGCCGATGATCTGCTGCCGCCCGAGTTCCGTCGAATCGAAGCGTGGCTCGCCGCCACCGTTCCCGTCGAGTCCGGCGCATCGATCGTGCACAACGACTTCCGACTGGGGAACGTGGTTCTGGCCCCTGAAGGGCGAGGCCGTGTCGTCGGCGTGCTCGACTGGGAGCTCACGACCATCGGCGATCCGCTCTTCGACCTCGGTTACTTCCTCGCGTCCGTCCCCGTCGCCGGCGAACCGCTGACCCCGACGGAGGAACTCGGCGTCGCTCTCCTGGAGGAGGGATATCCGACGCGACAGGAACTCACCGACCGCTATGAGGCCCGCACCGGTGCAGACCTCACCCACCTGCCCTGGTACACGACCCTCGCCCTCTGGAAACTGGCTGTGCTGTATGAGTACGGGCGTCGAAGGGCTGCCACGGGAGGGGGCGACGACTACTACTCGGATCCTGCGCTCGTCACCGCGTTCCTCGACGCCGCGCAGCGCGCCGCCGAGGGCACAGCGTGACGCACGACGGGCGCAGATGCTCCGACTACGAGGTGGCGCGGTCCGCGTCTCGACGCTCCAAGAATTCCGACCGCTTCTCGGCGATCTCGGGATCCCCCATCGTCGAGTAGCCGTAGAGGGCCTCGAGCCGCAACTGGTCCTCGAGCGGACGGCCCACGACCGTCAGGATCGTCTCCTTGGCCGACTCGACGGCGACCCGGGGGTTCCGGATGATCTTCCGCGCGATGTCCTCCGCCGTCGCCATCAGATCCTCCGGGGCGACGACGCGGTTCACGAGGTGGATCTCTTTGGCCCGCTGGACGTCGATCGGCTCCCCCATCAGCTCGAGCTCCATCGCGATGCCCACGCCGCAGGTGTTGACCAGGCGCACGATGCCCCCGTCGGCGAAGTGCATTCCCCGACGCATGTGGAAGAAGCCGAACTGCACCGTGTCCGAGGCCACGCGGATGTCGCACGCCAGCGACAGCTCGATGCCGCCCCCGATCACCCAGCCGTTCAAGGCGGCGATGATCGGCTTGTTGATCGTCAGACCCCGCGTGATGCCCCCGGCGAAACCGCGAGCGAGAACGCTTCGGCCGAGACCAGGCCCGGCGTTGATCCACGGATCGATGTGCGACTTGAGGTCGGCACCGGCGCAGAACGACTTCTCGCCGGATCCGGTCAGAATGGCGACACGGGCATCGTCGTCGTCGCGGAAGGCCGTCCAGGCCTCGAACAGGAGGTCGTCGGTCTCGCGGTCGATGGCATTGTGCACCTCGGGGCGGTTGAGCGTGATGTAGACGATCTGATCGCGCTTCTCATACAGGACTTTGCTCATGGCGTTCCTTCGATTCGGGTGGGTCAGGCGGTTTCTCGGCCGGCGTAGGCACGAGCGATGACCATCTTCATGATCTGAGCCATGCCGTCTCCGATCTGCAGGCCGAGGACGTCGCGGAGTCGCTGTTCGTAGGGAAGCTCGCTCGAGTAGCCACCGTGGCCGTTGGTCAGCAAGCAGGTCTGCACGACGTCGAAGGCCAGCTTCGGAGCCCACCACTTGCACATGGCAGCCTCGGTCGTGTGCGGGAGTCCGTTGTCTTTCAGCCAGAGCGTTTCGAGACACATCAGCCGGCACGCGTGAACGAGGGTCTCGGCCTCGGCCAGGGGGAATGCGACCCCCTGGTGCGACGTCAGCGGCTTCCCGAAGCTCTCGCGGGCTGCGGCGGCGACCCAGGTCTCAGCCAGAGAGATCCTCGCAACCGCCAGACATTGGATCCCGATCAGGGCGCGGCTGTAGTCGAAGCCCTGCATCACCTGGGCGAAGCCCCGACCCTCTTCGCCGATGAGGTGGGACGCGGGCACACGCACGTCGTCGAAGTAGAGCGTGCCTCGGCCGGCGGCACGTCCGCCGATGTCCTCCCACTCCGTCGCCGTGATCCCGGGGAGATCGAGCGGCACCAGGAACGCGCTGATTCCGCGGGCGCGACTCTCGACTGTGCCGGTTCTCGCCCAGACGAGGGCGAAGGACGCTTGTTTCGCGAACGTGACCGAGTTCTTCTCGCCGCTGAGGACGTACGAGTCGCCGTCGCGGACAGCCCGCATCGCAAGCTTGCCCGCGTCGGACCCTGCCTGGGGTTCGGTCAGGCCGATGCCAGGCAGGTACTCGCCGCGCACGAGCCCCTCGAGCCACGGCGCTGCGATCTCGGGGTCGCAATACTTCGCGAGAATCGTCCCGGCGAGCGACATCGTCACGTAGAGCTGACCGATATTGAAGTCGGATTCCGACAGCGCCTCGAGGACGAGCCCCGCGGTCACGGCGTCCAAGCCGAGGCCCCCGAACTCCTCCGGGAGTTCGACTCCGAAGAAGCCCATCTCTCCCATTTCGAGAAGCGTGTCGCGATCGAAGGCCCCCTCGCGCTCGCGCTGTTTGTAGAACGGTGCCAGACGCCGCACGCCGAAATCGCGGGCGCTGCGCGCGAACTGTTCCTGGTCTTCGCTGATGGTGAAACCGAGAGTCGACATGCCCGTCCATTTCCATCCGTCACCCTCGACGGATTGGTCCAATCATAATATACTTCTCCTGACGACGCCTCGTCGTGACAATCAAAGGAGATTGGCATGTGGCTTTATTCGGAGATCAAGACGATCGGCGACATTCCCCGTCATTTCGGCCGGACGACTCCCCACGCCCCTGCGCTGATCGATGCGAACGGACCGATCTCGTTCGCCGAACTGGACCGGCGCTCGAATGCCGTGGCGAATCTGATCCGCGGGCTGGGCCTCTCCTCACAGGCCCGGGTCGGCTATCTCGGCAAGAACTCGACTCGCTTCTTCGAGTTCTTGTTTGGCGCCAACAAGGCGGACACCGCCCTTCTGACTCTGAACTGGCGGCTGGCTGCACCCGAGCTCGCCGAAGTCTTGCGCGACTCGACGCCGGAACTCCTTTTGATCGATCGCGAATTCGCCGATGTCGCCGCCGCGATCGTCTCGCTGAGCGGCATCACGTGCCGTCAGCTCGTCTACGACTCCCAAGCCCCGGGCTCGTCCGAGCTCGACGCACTCCTGGCCGACTCGTCCACGGACGACCCGGCCATCGACGTCGATCCCTGGTCGACGTCCGTTCTCATGTACACCTCGGGGACGACCGGCACTCCGAAGGGCGTCAAGATGTCGCACCAGGGGTACCTCTTCTTACGGCTCTGCGAACACCTCGAGCCCTCCTTCGACTACGACGCGAGCGACATCATGCTCACGGTCATGCCCCTCTTCCACGCCATGGGCGTGGGTCTTTCCCTCCAGGCGATCTACAACGGGGCCGCCATCGCCGTTTACCCGATGCCGGATCCGGGCACCCTCATCACCCTGATCGCTCGCGACCGCCCCACCCTCGTGCCGATCGTGCCCACCGTGATCCAGATGCTGCTCGACCACCCGGATGCCGCACACGCCGACTATTCGTCGGTGCGACTCGTCGTCTACGCGGGATCGTCCATCAGCCCGTTCCTCTTGAAGCGGGCCATCACAGAGATGGGCTGCGACTTCCTGCAGTTCTACGGCGGCACCGAGACCGCGGCCGGTGTGACGTTCCTGCGACCGTCTGACCACCGCTCCGGTGACGAAACCCTCCTGAAGTCGTGCGGCAGCCCGCTGCCCCTGGTGGAGTTCCGAGTCGTCGGCTTCGACGGCGCCGACGCGCCTGACGGTGTCGTCGGCGAGTTCTGGATCCGGACGCCCTCGATCACCACCGGGTACTACAACAAGCCCGAGCAGACCGCCGAAGCGCTCGAGGGCGGCTGGTACCACTCGGGCGACGCCGGTTATCGGGATGCGAACGGCTACCTCTACATCGTCGACCGGGTCAAAGACATGATCGTCTCGGGAGGTGAGAACGTCTACTCGACGGAGGTCGAGAACGCCCTCGTCACTCTCGAGGGCGTGCAGATGTGCGCGGTCGTGGGCGTGCCCGACGAGAAGTGGGGCGAGCGGATCGTCGCCTTCATCGTTCCGAAGGCGGGCTCGTCCGTCTCCGAGGCCGAGGTCATGCTCCACTGCCGCGAGCGCATCGCCGGCTACAAGGTGCCGAAGCAGGTGAAGTTCGTGGAGGCGCTGCCCATCACTGCGAGCGGCAAAGTGATGAAGAGGCAGCTGGTCGCCGAGTTCGTGGCCGCGTCGGCCGTGGCCGAGGGCTGACGGTGTCGGCCGGAGCCCTCGAGGGAATTCGGGTCCTCGAGTTCGGCTCCACCGGCCCCGGTCCCTTCTGCGGAATGATGCTCGCCGATCACGGCGCGGATGTCGTGCGCGTCGAGCGACCGAACCGAGCAGCGCCCATCACCCCGGCCGGAGACGCCAGCGAAGAACTGCTCCACCGAAACCGGACGTCGATCGCCCTCGACCTCAAGGATCCCGGTGATCACGCGCGGGCGCTCGACCTGATGCGGATCGCCGACGTGGTCCTCGAGGGTTTCCGCCCCGGCGTCATGGAGCGCCTCGGTCTCGGCCCCGACGTGGCGGTCGAGAGCAATCCCCTGCTCGTATACGTCAGGATCACGGGGTGGGGCCAGAGCGGCCCGGCGGCGACCCGCGTGGGTCACGATCTCGACTACTTGGCCGTCTCGGGAACGCTCTCCCTCCTCGGAAAGAAGAACGAGCCTCCCGCGATTCCCCTCGCTCTGGTCGGCGACTTCGGAGGCGGTGGGATGCTTGCGGCATTCGGTGTGCTCGCAGCCCTGATGGAACGGACGCGCTCCGGGCGAGGCCAGGTGGTCGATGCCTCGATCCTGGACGGCTCGGCCCTGCTCGCGACTGCGTTTCACGGCTATCGAGGGACCGGCGCGTGGACCACCGAGCGGGAGGACAACCTCGTCGACGGCGGCGCCCCGTTCTACAACACCTACACGACTCTCGACGGACGCTTCGTGGCGGTGGCGGCCCTGGAGCCGGCGTTCTACGCTGCACTGCTCAGAGTCCTGGGTCTCGCGGCGGCGGATCTGGCGCCGCAGGACGACAGGGAGTCCTGGCCCGTTCTCCGGCGGCTCTTCGCCGATGTGATCGCGCGTCGTACCCGAGACGACTGGGTCGCTGCGTCTCAGGGCACGGAGGCGTGCCTGAGCCCCGTTCTCACTCTCGAAGAAGCTCGCCTCGACGAGCAGATCGTCGCGCGCGGAACGATCGTGGAGTTCGCGGGAACTCCTCAGCCCTCTCCGGCACCCCGCTTCAGCCGAACGGCCGGGTCTCTGCGCACTCCCCCGACGACGACGATTCGGCCGACATCGGACGTGCTCGACGACTGGAAGAGCGACTGCTGACTACTTGCCCTCGAACTTCGGCGCGCGCTTCTCGGTGAAGGCCGTGAGACCTTCGCGGGCATCCTGCGTGCCGGCCAGCATCGCGAGGGCCTGGGCCTCGTCTTCGAGCGACGCTTCGAAGGGCTGGCTGAGCGCGCGGCCCAGAAGGCGACGGATCTCGCCGTAGGCACGCGTCGGGCCTGCGCCGAGCTGCGTCACGAGCTCTTCCGCGCGGTCGGCGAGGCGGTCGTCGTCGACCACTTCGTCGACGAGCCCGGCCTGAAGCGCCGCGTCGGCGCCGAGCATCTCGGCGAGGAGCAAGAACCGCCTGGCCCGAGAGACTCCCATGCGCGATGCCAGGCCGAACGACGCACCGAGGTCCATGCTGAAGCCGAGTCGTGGGTAGGCCGCGCCGAACTTGGCCGACCGGGCGCTGATCACGAGGTCGAAGTTCGACAGGACCGCGACAGCGCCGCCCATGGCGGTGCCCTGCACTGCGGCCACGAGAGGTGCATCCATCCGGCGAAGGCGTGCCAGCCCGGGGTGCATCGTGGAGGTGCCGTCGAGCACGGCGGCCGGCGCCTGATCGAGGTCCTTCGTGAAGACGCTGACGTCTCCTCCGACGCTGAAGAACTTACCGGTGGACCGGAGCAGGACCGCCCTGATCTCGCCGCCGAGGACTGCCAGGTGGTTCGCCGCGTGCCCGAACTCCTCGAAGAAGTCGGCGTTCATGGCGTTCCCCGCGTCGGGTCGCGCGAGCGTCAGTCTCGCGATTCCTCTCTCGACGTCGAGTTGGATCGTCTTGTAGTCACGCAACGGAAATCCCTCCATTGATACTGATGGCTTGGCCTGTCATCCGCCGAGCGGCCGGACTCGCGAGGAAGACAGCCATTGTGGCGAGATCCTCGGCTTCGACGACCCCGAGATGTGCGAGGGAGGCCGCCTTCACGAACATCTTGGCGCTGAACGGGTCGCCGTCGATGAGAGCCGATCCCGGCGTGTTCGCAATCAGGGACGGCGTGAGCACGTTGATCCGGATTCGCTCGCGCTTCACTTCGAGAGCGGTCGCCTTGCAGAACAGGACGAGGGCGGCCATCGCGGCACCGATCAGAGTCTCCCCGGGAGTCGGAACCTTCGCCGCATCCGAGGCCACCACGACGATGCATCCGTCATTTCGAGCCCGCATGTCGGCGAGCACAGCGTGGATCAGATGCAGCGGCGGCAGGATGATCTCCTCGATCCGGGGCGCCACCTGGTGGATCGTGATGTCGTGAAGGAGCCGTGGCGGCTGGCTCGGGCCGGTCGTGGTCACGAGCACGTCGATGGCACCGAGCCGCGCCCGGCAGTCCGCCTCACAGGCGACGGCCTGGTCCGGATCCGCCGCGTCGACTCGTACGTACGACACGTCCGCCCCCGGCAGGTCGTCCGTCAAGCGGCGCACGGCCGCGTCACCGCGCTCCGAATCTCGCCCGAGCAGGATCACGTGCGCCCCGGACCGAGCGAAGTGCCGCGCCGTCTCCCAGCCGACTCCGGCTGTGCCGCCGAGAACGACGACTCGTCGGTCGGACTTCGTCGAGTCGGCGTCCATCAGCCAGCGGTCCGCTGCGCTTTGCTGGCGGCGGAGGCCGCTTTGCTGGTCTCGCGGATGTCGATCCACTCCTGGTCGGTGACTTTCGTGAGAGCGGCGAAGGTACCGGGCCCCGCGAGGCGCTGGCCCCCGTCCATGGCGATGGTCTCGCCGGTGAGGTAGTCGCAGGCGTCCGAGAGCAGGAAGATCGTCAGCGCCGCGAGCTCCTCGATCGTGCCGACCCGGCCCATCGGGATCTGGTCGGGCTGGGTGGCGCCGACAGCGCTCGAGTCGGTCGGGTTGAGCATCTCCCAGGCGTAGTCGGTCGGAATCGGGCCTGGTGCCAGGGCGTTCAGGCGGATCCCGTAGCGGGCCCATTCCACGGCGAGCGACATCGTCATCGCGTGGACCGCGGCCTTGGCCATGGCCGAGGGCACGACGAACGCCGAGCCCGTCCAGACCCAGGTCGTGAGGGTCGAGAGGACCGAGCCCGGGAGCCCCTCGGCGATCCAGCGCCTTCCCGCGGCGTGGGTGGTGTTGAACGAGCCGTTCATCACCGTCGAGCTCACGGCTTCGAACGCGCGCGTGCTCAGTGAGGCTGTCGGAGCGATGAAGTTACCGGCGGCATTGTTGATCACGCTCGTCAGAGGCCCGTGTTCGTCCCAGATGCGCGACATCGCAGCGTCGACCGAATCGCCCTGTCGGACGTCTACGCTGTCGACGAATACGCGTCCCGACCGACCGCCGGACGCTTCTTCCGCCGCCTCTTCGAGCACGGACAAGCGTCGGCCCCAGAGATGGACCTCGGCCCCGTGGGCGACGAGGTGACTAGCCACCCCGCGCCCCAGTCCGGTGCCGCCCCCGGTGATGAGCACCCGTTTGCCCTCGAGCACGTCCGGCGCGAAGATCGACTTCGCCACGTCAGTTGCCCCGGTACGGAGCGAAGTCGGGCTTCCGCTTCTCGTTGAACGCGGTGATGCCCTCCTTCGCCTCCGGCGAGTCGCCGAAGAGTCGGAGGCTCGAATACGCCATCTGCCCGATGCCCGCGAAGTGCTCGGTGTCGGTGTTGAACGACTGCTTGAGCACCTTGAGCGACGTGGGCGACAGGTTCAGGATCTCGTCCGCCCACTGGCGCACCTCGGCGTGCAGCTGGTCGAGCGGCACGACCTTGTTGATGAGCCCCCACGCCTCGGCCTGGACGGCCGAGTACTGCCGGCAGAGGAACCAGATCTCGCGCGCCCGCTTCTCGCCGATTATCCGGGCCATGTAGCCGGTCCCGAAGCCGGCGTCGAAAGATCCGACGCGCGGACCGTTCTGGCCGAAGATCGCGTTGTCTGAGGCGATGGTCAGGTCGCACAGCATGTGCAGCACGTGACCGCCGCCGATGGCGAAGCCGTTGACGGCCGCGATGACGGGCTTCGGGGCGTCGCGGATGACTCGGTGCAGAGACTCGACCTCGACGAGGCCTGACTCGGAGGGCCCGTAGTCGCCGGTCTCGGCGCGCTGCTTCTGGTCGCCGCCGGTGCAGAAGGCCTTCTCACCTGCTCCGGTGAGAGCGATGACGCCGACGTCGTCGCTCGCCCAGGCTTTCTTGAAACTCAGGATGAGTTCGTCGACGGTGCGCGCGCGGAACGAGTTGTACCTTTCGGGTCGGTTGATCGTGATCCAGGCGAGACCGTTGTCGACCTCGTAGGTGACGTCTGTGAAGTCGTCCATGGTGATTCCTCTTTCTCGTGTTTGTCGGCCAGGCGAAGTCAGGATCCGGTGAAGTGCGGGGGGCGTTTCTCCCGGAAGGCGGCCAACGCTTCGGGCATGTCGGCGGTGCGTGTGAGGAGCGTCTGGCCGCGATTCTCGAGTTCCATCGCGGCCGCGTACGAGTCGATCTCCTGGTTGAGCCGAAGAGCCGTCTTGGAGAGCCGGACTCCCGACGGCGAGTTGCCGCAGATCGTCGTCGCCATGGCGAGAGCGTCGTCGACGACTCCGCCTTCCGCGCTGATCGAGTTGACGAGCCCCAGTCGAAGTGCCTCGTCGGCCGCGACGAAGCGCCCGGTGAACGCTAGTTCGGCGGCGAACGCCGGGCCGATGAGCCGCGGCAAGAGCCACGACGCACCGAGGTCGCCGGCCGAGAGCCCGATCCGGGCGAAGGCGGCGTTGAAGCGAGCCGTCGGGGAGGCGATCCGGATGTCGGCGGCGAGAGCGAGCGAGAGTCCTCCGCCGGCCGCGGCCCCGTTGACCGCGGCGATGACCGGGATCCTGAGGTTGCGGATCGCAACGAGGCCCCGGCTCCCCCTCTCCTGCAGGTTCAGCATCTCCATTGCCGACAGGGTCGCGAGCTCGCCGGCGGCGTCGATGTCGTAGCCACCGCAGAACGCTCGTCCGGCGCCCGTGAGCACCAGGACGCGGACGGAGAAGTCCGTCGTGATCCTGCGCGCGAGAAGCTCGAACTCGTCGAACATGAGGGCCGTCATCGAGTTGAGGCGGTCCGGCCGGTTCAGCGTCGCCACGACGATGCCGTCGTCGCGCCACTTCACCTGGAGTGTCTCGAAGTCGTCGGTCACGAGAACTCCGGTCGGCGCTTTTGCACGAAGGCGGCGATGCCCTCGCGCCCTTCGCCGGACTCGAAGAGGTCTCGGATCTCGTGACGCTCGAGGGCGATGCCGTCGGCGAGCGGAAGTGTGTCAGAGGCATCGACGGAACGGAGCGCGGCCAGGAGCGCGGGGTAGGACGACTCACGCAGCTGGCTCGCGAGGGCGAGCGCTTCCATCCGGGCCTGACCGGCCGGCACGAGCCGGTCGACGAGCCCCATGGTGAGGGCCTCCGGCGCCTTTATCTGCCGCCCGGTGAGGATCATGTCGAGCGCGTGCCCGCGGCCGACGAGGCGCGGAAGCCGCTGGGTTCCCGCAGCCCCGGGGATGAGCCCGAGTTTGACCTCGGGCACCCCGAACTCGGCGTCGGCCCCGGCGACCCGAAGGGTGCAGGCCGCCGCGAGTTCGAGGCCGCCGCCGAGGGCGAGTCCCTCGACTGCGGCGACGGTGATCCGGGTCGACGCCGCCACGCGCTCGATCATGTGCCGCAGGGCATCGCCGTATTCCTCGAAACCTCTCACGTCGACCGATGCCATGAGCTTGATATCGGCTCCGGCGGCGAAGAATCCCGGCACGGTCGACGCGAACAAGATGACCTTCACGTCGCCGTGGGCGTCGGCCGAGTCGAACGCCTGCTCGATGCCTTCGATCAGGGGAATGCCTAGGGCATTGGCCGGAGCGCGCCCGAGGTCGACTCGAACGATGCCGCCGGGGAGGGTCTCCCAGGTGACCACCGTCTTCTTGATGTCGGTCATGGCGACTCCTCCTAGGCCATCGTCAGGCCGCCGCTGACGGACAGCGTCTGGCCGGTGATGTAGCCGGTCTGATCCCCGGCGAAGAAGACGACGGCCGCGGCGACGTCCGACGGCTGCGCCAGACGTCGCATCGGAACGCCGCGGGTCATCCCGGCGAGCACCTTGTCGGCGTCCTCGCCCGAGTTGTCGGCGAATTTGCGCAGAGCCGGGGTGTCGGTCGGCCCCGGGCAGACGGTGTTGGCCGTCACCCCGCTCTTGGCGACCTCGCGGGCGAGGGTCTTCGTGAAGGCGATGATGCCGCCCTTGGCGCCCGAGTACACGGCCTCGAGTGACGAGCCCACCCGACCCGCATCCGAGCCGATGTTGATGATCCTGCCCCAGCCCCGCTCCATCATCCCGGGCACGATCGCGTGTGTCACCCGGAGGGCGCCCTTGAAGTTGAGGTCGAGGATGCGGTCCCAGAACTCCTCGGTCGTGTCGACGAAGGGCATGAAGTCGTCCCAGCCCGCACAGTTGACGACGATCTCGATGGGCCCGAACTCCGCCTCGACCGCCGCGACGCCGGCCTTCACCGACGCGGTGTCGGTGACGTTCGCGCTCACGGGGATCGCCGTCCCTCCGGCGTCGGTGATGCCCTGGGCCGTAGCCGTTGCGGCTTCGACATTCAGATCGGCGACGGCGACGCGGAAGCCGGCGACGCCGAGGGCCACGCAGATTCCCTGGCCGATTCCGGATCCGCCGCCGGTGACGAATGCGACTCTGTTACTCATGTCAAGCTCCATTGCTCTAGGGGTGATCATCTCTCGTCGGTCAGGATCAGACGAGGGTCGAGTTCCATTCGACCGGTCCGGCCGTGATCGAGTGGCTGGTCAGCTTTCGCCCGAGAACCGCCTGCGCCTCTCGAGCCGACTCGATCACGCCGGCCAGTGAGAGGCCTGTTTCGACGCCCATCTCGTGGAACATGCTGACGAGGTCTTCCGTGGCGATGTTGCCGGTCGAGCCGGCTGGAACCGGGCAGCCGCCCAGTTCGCCGAAGCTGGACTCGAAGCTCGCGCAGCCGACCTCCAGAGCGGCGAACGCGTTGGCCAGCCCCTGCCCGCGCGTGTTGTGGAAGTGCGCGGTGACCTCGACACCCTTGAGGCGATCGAGAGCGGCCGTGA
This window encodes:
- a CDS encoding long-chain-fatty-acid--CoA ligase, with the protein product MWLYSEIKTIGDIPRHFGRTTPHAPALIDANGPISFAELDRRSNAVANLIRGLGLSSQARVGYLGKNSTRFFEFLFGANKADTALLTLNWRLAAPELAEVLRDSTPELLLIDREFADVAAAIVSLSGITCRQLVYDSQAPGSSELDALLADSSTDDPAIDVDPWSTSVLMYTSGTTGTPKGVKMSHQGYLFLRLCEHLEPSFDYDASDIMLTVMPLFHAMGVGLSLQAIYNGAAIAVYPMPDPGTLITLIARDRPTLVPIVPTVIQMLLDHPDAAHADYSSVRLVVYAGSSISPFLLKRAITEMGCDFLQFYGGTETAAGVTFLRPSDHRSGDETLLKSCGSPLPLVEFRVVGFDGADAPDGVVGEFWIRTPSITTGYYNKPEQTAEALEGGWYHSGDAGYRDANGYLYIVDRVKDMIVSGGENVYSTEVENALVTLEGVQMCAVVGVPDEKWGERIVAFIVPKAGSSVSEAEVMLHCRERIAGYKVPKQVKFVEALPITASGKVMKRQLVAEFVAASAVAEG
- a CDS encoding acyl-CoA dehydrogenase family protein; its protein translation is MSTLGFTISEDQEQFARSARDFGVRRLAPFYKQREREGAFDRDTLLEMGEMGFFGVELPEEFGGLGLDAVTAGLVLEALSESDFNIGQLYVTMSLAGTILAKYCDPEIAAPWLEGLVRGEYLPGIGLTEPQAGSDAGKLAMRAVRDGDSYVLSGEKNSVTFAKQASFALVWARTGTVESRARGISAFLVPLDLPGITATEWEDIGGRAAGRGTLYFDDVRVPASHLIGEEGRGFAQVMQGFDYSRALIGIQCLAVARISLAETWVAAAARESFGKPLTSHQGVAFPLAEAETLVHACRLMCLETLWLKDNGLPHTTEAAMCKWWAPKLAFDVVQTCLLTNGHGGYSSELPYEQRLRDVLGLQIGDGMAQIMKMVIARAYAGRETA
- a CDS encoding phosphotransferase family protein, yielding MTDFLQQKGLVDGSITTKAIGDGHSNLTYLVSDGERRMIVRRPPPPPLPKGAHDVLREALFLGALEGTSVPVPTLLATAQTGEVIDFPFYVMSVVDGPVVTTRTPAPLDTPSRRLEIGESLVDTLAELHSVDWRSRGLSRAGRPEGFNERHFRRMRRLIADADDLLPPEFRRIEAWLAATVPVESGASIVHNDFRLGNVVLAPEGRGRVVGVLDWELTTIGDPLFDLGYFLASVPVAGEPLTPTEELGVALLEEGYPTRQELTDRYEARTGADLTHLPWYTTLALWKLAVLYEYGRRRAATGGGDDYYSDPALVTAFLDAAQRAAEGTA
- a CDS encoding enoyl-CoA hydratase/isomerase family protein, translated to MSKVLYEKRDQIVYITLNRPEVHNAIDRETDDLLFEAWTAFRDDDDARVAILTGSGEKSFCAGADLKSHIDPWINAGPGLGRSVLARGFAGGITRGLTINKPIIAALNGWVIGGGIELSLACDIRVASDTVQFGFFHMRRGMHFADGGIVRLVNTCGVGIAMELELMGEPIDVQRAKEIHLVNRVVAPEDLMATAEDIARKIIRNPRVAVESAKETILTVVGRPLEDQLRLEALYGYSTMGDPEIAEKRSEFLERRDADRATS
- a CDS encoding CaiB/BaiF CoA-transferase family protein, with product MMLADHGADVVRVERPNRAAPITPAGDASEELLHRNRTSIALDLKDPGDHARALDLMRIADVVLEGFRPGVMERLGLGPDVAVESNPLLVYVRITGWGQSGPAATRVGHDLDYLAVSGTLSLLGKKNEPPAIPLALVGDFGGGGMLAAFGVLAALMERTRSGRGQVVDASILDGSALLATAFHGYRGTGAWTTEREDNLVDGGAPFYNTYTTLDGRFVAVAALEPAFYAALLRVLGLAAADLAPQDDRESWPVLRRLFADVIARRTRDDWVAASQGTEACLSPVLTLEEARLDEQIVARGTIVEFAGTPQPSPAPRFSRTAGSLRTPPTTTIRPTSDVLDDWKSDC
- a CDS encoding NAD(P)-dependent alcohol dehydrogenase encodes the protein MEITAAVIREVGGDVALEKVDLETPRADEILVKITAVGLCHTDIATIAGALPFPMPGVLGHEGSGIVAEVGSDITKVVPGDRVAISFASCGTCPACVSGEPAYCHQFMALNYAGTRPDGSSTTSNSEGPVGSSFFGQSTFGTHAITKERNVVKVPDDFPLELAGPLGCGIQTGAGAIMRSLKAAKGSAVVVAGGGSVGLSGVLGAVVQGCSTIILVEPVAARRELALTLGATHVIDPAAGPVDEQIRAIVPDGAQYGFDTTRIPAVIAAVLNALGNQGVLGLVAIPADPTASMSLPLIPALLLGLTVKGIVEGDSVPDEFIPQLMSLYQEGRFPFDKLITKLPFDQINEGMKAQHDGTAIKVVLTLDEN